One genomic window of Hyperolius riggenbachi isolate aHypRig1 chromosome 7, aHypRig1.pri, whole genome shotgun sequence includes the following:
- the NXPH2 gene encoding neurexophilin-2: protein MELPLFYLFLAKCLLHLILCDKEIQRATGALKWEEKDTSENLANAVAHSRFHSPLRLFVKQSALQRQGQLSYFDTTEHFWNWLANITDTQESLVRTKRRPIVKTGKFKKMFGWGDFHSNIKTVKLNLLITGKIVDHGNGTFSVYFRHNSTGLGNVSVSLVPPSKVVEFEPSPQQSTLENKDVKSFNCRIEYEKTDRAKKTALCNFDPSKICYQEQTQSHVSWLCSKPFKVICIYIAFFSIDYKLVQKVCPDYNYHSETPYLSSG from the coding sequence atTCTATGTGACAAGGAAATACAGCGAGCCACAGGAGCACTTAAGTGGGAGGAGAAAGACACTTCTGAGAATTTGGCAAATGCCGTGGCCCACAGCCGATTCCACAGTCCTCTACGTCTGTTTGTCAAGCAATCAGCTCTTCAACGACAAGGTCAGCTCTCCTACTTCGACACCACGGAACACTTCTGGAACTGGCTTGCAAATATCACAGACACCCAAGAGTCCCTAGTACGAACTAAGCGTCGGCCCATAGTTAAAACGGGCAAgttcaaaaaaatgtttggctGGGGGGACTTCCACTCTAATATTAAGACCGTCAAGTTAAACCTACTCATCACAGGCAAAATTGTAGACCATGGAAATGGCACCTTTAGCGTTTACTTTCGCCATAACTCTACGGGGCTCGGGAATGTCTCCGTAAGTCTGGTCCCACCATCCAAAGTGGTGGAGTTTGAACCTTCTCCCCAGCAGTCCACTCTGGAGAACAAAGATGTCAAGTCCTTCAACTGCCGGATTGAGTATGAGaaaacagacagagccaagaaGACTGCTTTGTGCAACTTTGACCCTTCTAAAATCTGTTACCAAGAACAAACCCAGAGCCACGTGTCCTGGCTTTGCTCCAAGCCCTTTAAAGTTATTTGCATATATATTGCTTTTTTCAGCATTGACTATAAACTTGTGCAAAAAGTGTGCCCTGATTATAACTACCATAGTGAGACTCCCTATTTGTCATCTGGCTGA